The following coding sequences are from one Candidatus Methylomirabilota bacterium window:
- a CDS encoding Fe-S-containing hydro-lyase, whose amino-acid sequence MITTGTDGIKEVTPPLSDEDVASLKAGDRVRITGVMYTARDAAHARLLPLMEAGTPLPIDVRGQIIYYTGPSPARPGHVVGSIGPTTGGRMDKFTPKLLSLGLKGTLGKGARSQPVKDALRQHKAVYFGAIGGAGAVLSAFVKKLEVVAYEDLGTEAIRRLEVAGFPAIVVNDCHGGDLYQDGMKAYAREERS is encoded by the coding sequence GTGATCACGACCGGGACCGACGGGATCAAGGAGGTGACGCCGCCGCTCAGCGACGAGGACGTCGCCTCGCTGAAGGCGGGCGACCGCGTGCGGATCACCGGCGTGATGTACACCGCCCGCGACGCGGCCCACGCGCGCTTGCTGCCGCTGATGGAGGCGGGGACGCCGCTGCCCATCGACGTGCGCGGCCAGATCATCTACTACACGGGCCCCTCGCCGGCGCGCCCGGGCCACGTGGTCGGCTCCATCGGCCCGACCACCGGCGGGCGCATGGACAAATTCACCCCGAAGCTGCTGAGCCTGGGCCTCAAGGGCACCTTGGGCAAGGGCGCCCGCTCGCAGCCGGTGAAGGACGCGCTTCGCCAGCACAAGGCGGTCTACTTCGGGGCGATCGGGGGCGCGGGCGCGGTGCTCTCCGCCTTCGTGAAGAAGCTCGAGGTGGTGGCCTACGAGGACCTCGGCACCGAGGCGATCCGCCGGCTCGAGGTCGCGGGATTTCCCGCCATCGTGGTCAACGACTGCCACGGCGGCGATCTCTACCAGGATGGCATGAAGGCTTACGCGAGGGAGGAGCGGTCATGA
- a CDS encoding fumarate hydratase, translated as MREIHVSSIVDAVKKLCMEANYSLEPDMLRAFAGALEKERSPAGRQVLQILQQNAELARTKKIPYCQDTGFVVCFVELGQDVHVTGGGLYEAINDGVRQGYQEGYLRASIVRSPFDRVNTGDNTPAVIHLDVVAGSELKISIMAKGGGCENRSKYKMLTPAEGVEGVKEWILECIRTAGPDACPPLIAGVGVGGTFEQAARLSKKALFRELGASHPDPAVAAIEREVLDRANRLGIGPQGYGGDTTAFGIHILTYPCHITSLPVAVTIECHAHRHKEAVL; from the coding sequence ATGCGCGAGATCCACGTCTCCTCCATCGTCGACGCGGTCAAGAAACTCTGCATGGAGGCGAACTATTCGCTGGAGCCCGACATGCTGCGGGCCTTCGCGGGCGCGCTCGAGAAGGAGCGCTCCCCGGCGGGCCGGCAGGTGCTGCAGATCCTCCAGCAGAACGCGGAGCTGGCGCGGACGAAGAAGATCCCGTACTGCCAGGACACCGGCTTCGTGGTCTGCTTCGTCGAGCTGGGGCAGGACGTGCACGTGACCGGTGGCGGCCTCTACGAGGCGATCAACGATGGGGTGCGGCAGGGGTACCAGGAAGGATACCTGCGCGCGTCGATCGTCCGCTCGCCCTTCGACCGGGTGAACACCGGCGACAACACGCCCGCGGTGATCCACCTGGACGTGGTGGCCGGGTCGGAGCTCAAGATCTCGATCATGGCCAAGGGGGGCGGCTGCGAGAACCGCTCGAAGTACAAGATGCTCACTCCCGCCGAGGGCGTGGAGGGCGTCAAGGAGTGGATCCTCGAGTGCATCCGCACCGCCGGTCCCGACGCCTGCCCGCCGCTCATCGCGGGGGTCGGCGTCGGCGGCACCTTCGAGCAGGCGGCACGGCTCAGCAAGAAGGCGCTCTTCCGCGAGCTGGGCGCGTCCCACCCGGATCCGGCGGTGGCCGCGATCGAACGCGAGGTCCTGGACCGCGCCAACCGACTCGGCATCGGCCCGCAGGGCTACGGCGGCGACACCACCGCGTTCGGCATCCACATCCTCACGTACCCGTGTCACATCACCAGCCTCCCGGTCGCGGTGACCATCGAGTGCCACGCGCACCGGCACAAGGAGGCGGTGCTGTGA
- a CDS encoding succinate dehydrogenase/fumarate reductase iron-sulfur subunit — MAKTFTMRVFRGDAAGGDFKEYTVEGGEGMVVLDVVHRIQATHAPDLACRWNCKAGKCGSCSAEINGKPRLMCMTRMDIFEENEVVSVAPMRTFPIIRDLVTDVSYNYEKAKQVPPLRLKPADPDGRYRMMQEDVERGQEFHKCIECFLCQNVCHVIRDHEGLKKSFSGPRFFIKIAGLEMHPMDTRDRTDFVREQAGVGFCNITKCCTEVCPEHIHITDNGIIPMKERMADNFDPVVWVLRKIRGSKKAAP, encoded by the coding sequence ATGGCAAAGACCTTCACGATGCGGGTGTTCCGCGGCGACGCCGCCGGCGGCGACTTCAAGGAGTACACCGTCGAGGGTGGCGAGGGGATGGTGGTGCTGGACGTGGTCCACCGGATCCAGGCCACCCACGCCCCCGACCTGGCGTGCCGGTGGAACTGCAAGGCGGGCAAGTGCGGCTCGTGCAGCGCGGAGATCAACGGCAAGCCGCGGCTGATGTGCATGACCCGCATGGACATCTTCGAGGAGAACGAGGTCGTGTCGGTCGCGCCGATGCGGACGTTCCCGATCATCCGCGACCTGGTGACCGACGTCTCCTACAACTACGAGAAGGCCAAGCAGGTGCCGCCGCTGCGCCTGAAGCCCGCGGATCCGGACGGCCGCTACCGGATGATGCAGGAGGACGTGGAGCGCGGCCAGGAATTCCACAAGTGCATCGAGTGCTTCCTGTGCCAGAACGTCTGCCACGTTATCCGCGACCACGAAGGCCTCAAGAAGTCCTTCTCGGGCCCGCGTTTCTTCATCAAGATCGCCGGGCTCGAGATGCATCCGATGGACACCCGCGACCGGACCGACTTCGTGCGCGAGCAGGCCGGGGTCGGGTTCTGCAACATCACCAAGTGCTGCACCGAGGTCTGCCCGGAGCACATCCACATCACCGACAACGGCATCATCCCGATGAAGGAGCGGATGGCCGACAACTTCGACCCGGTGGTGTGGGTGCTGCGGAAGATCAGGGGCTCCAAGAAAGCCGCGCCCTGA
- a CDS encoding fumarate reductase/succinate dehydrogenase flavoprotein subunit, whose translation MATVEYETHEHDVLVIGAGGAGLRAAIEAAAQGVSVGLVCKSLLGKAHTVMAEGGIAAAMGNVWPEDNWQVHFRDTMRGGKMLNNWRMAQLHAQESPERVLELERYGALFDRTKDGLISQRDFGGHRYARLAHVGDRTGLEMIRTLQYHAIHQAIEVYMECKIERLLKDGDRVCGAFGYWRNTGKFVLFKAKAIVLATGGIGKAWKYTSNSWEYSGDGHSLAFWAGADLIDMEFVQFHPTGMVWPPSVRGILVTEGVRGDGGTLKNTAGERFMFNYIPEFFKAETADSQEEADRWYQDKKNNRRTPDLLPRDEVARAINSEVKAGRGTVHGGVFLDICTRRDADYIRKRLPSMYHQFKELAGVDITKEPMEVGPTMHYVMGGVRVDADSTAATVPGLFAAGEVAGGLHGSNRLGGNSLGDLLVFGRRAGLHAALYCKNLGGRLTVDGGQVESIARTLLEPFTRSGSENPYTIQADLQDTMHNLVGIIRVEAELQQALEKLAVLKQRAARVHVDGGRVYNPGWHVALDLASLLTVSECCALAALERKESRGGHTREDHPYTDDTWGAVNLVSRQQGDRIDLRREPLPQMPPELKALVQERQ comes from the coding sequence ATGGCGACCGTCGAATACGAGACCCACGAGCACGACGTCCTGGTCATCGGCGCGGGCGGCGCCGGGCTGCGGGCGGCCATCGAGGCGGCGGCCCAGGGCGTGTCGGTCGGGCTGGTCTGCAAGTCGCTCCTCGGCAAGGCCCACACCGTCATGGCCGAGGGCGGGATCGCCGCCGCGATGGGCAACGTGTGGCCGGAGGACAACTGGCAGGTCCACTTCCGCGACACCATGCGCGGCGGCAAGATGCTGAACAACTGGCGCATGGCCCAGCTTCACGCCCAGGAGAGCCCGGAGCGCGTGCTGGAGCTCGAGCGCTACGGCGCGCTCTTCGACCGGACCAAGGACGGGCTCATCTCGCAGCGCGACTTCGGCGGCCACCGCTACGCGCGGCTGGCCCACGTGGGCGACCGCACCGGGCTCGAGATGATCCGCACGCTCCAGTACCACGCGATCCACCAGGCCATCGAGGTGTACATGGAGTGCAAGATCGAGCGCCTGCTCAAGGACGGCGACCGGGTGTGCGGGGCCTTCGGCTACTGGCGCAACACCGGCAAGTTCGTCCTCTTCAAGGCCAAGGCCATCGTGCTGGCCACCGGCGGCATCGGCAAGGCGTGGAAGTACACCTCGAACTCCTGGGAGTACAGCGGCGACGGCCACTCGCTCGCCTTCTGGGCGGGCGCGGACCTCATCGACATGGAGTTCGTGCAGTTCCACCCGACCGGGATGGTGTGGCCCCCCTCGGTGCGCGGCATCCTGGTGACCGAGGGCGTGCGCGGCGACGGCGGGACGCTGAAGAACACCGCGGGCGAGCGGTTCATGTTCAACTACATCCCCGAGTTCTTCAAGGCCGAGACCGCGGACAGCCAGGAGGAGGCCGACCGCTGGTACCAGGACAAGAAGAACAACCGGCGGACCCCGGATCTCCTGCCGCGCGACGAGGTGGCCCGCGCCATCAATTCCGAGGTGAAGGCGGGCCGCGGGACCGTGCACGGCGGGGTGTTCCTCGACATCTGCACGCGGCGCGACGCCGATTACATCCGCAAGCGCCTGCCCTCGATGTACCACCAGTTCAAGGAGCTGGCCGGCGTCGACATCACCAAGGAGCCGATGGAGGTGGGGCCCACCATGCACTACGTCATGGGCGGGGTGCGGGTGGACGCCGACTCCACCGCGGCCACCGTGCCCGGCCTCTTCGCGGCCGGCGAGGTGGCGGGCGGGCTCCACGGCAGCAACCGCCTCGGCGGCAACTCCCTCGGCGACCTGCTCGTGTTCGGGCGCCGGGCCGGGCTGCACGCCGCGCTCTACTGCAAGAACCTGGGCGGTCGGCTCACGGTGGACGGCGGTCAGGTGGAGTCCATCGCGCGCACCCTGCTCGAGCCCTTCACCCGCTCGGGCAGCGAGAATCCGTACACCATCCAGGCCGACCTGCAGGACACCATGCACAACCTGGTCGGCATCATCCGGGTCGAGGCCGAGCTCCAACAGGCGCTCGAGAAGCTCGCGGTGCTCAAGCAGCGCGCGGCCCGGGTGCACGTCGACGGCGGCCGCGTCTACAACCCGGGCTGGCACGTGGCGCTGGACCTGGCCTCGCTCCTGACCGTGTCGGAATGCTGCGCGCTCGCCGCGCTGGAGCGCAAGGAGAGCCGGGGCGGCCACACCCGCGAGGACCACCCGTACACCGACGACACCTGGGGGGCGGTCAATCTGGTCTCCCGGCAGCAGGGCGACCGGATCGATCTGCGGCGCGAGCCGCTGCCCCAGATGCCTCCCGAGCTGAAGGCCCTCGTCCAGGAGAGGCAGTGA
- the icd gene encoding NADP-dependent isocitrate dehydrogenase, with product MAAARVKIPAGEKITIGHGKLQVPDHPIVAFIEGDGTGPDIWAASVRVLDAAVAQAYKGKRKIAWAEVYAGEKAATVYGTDCPPNLLPPETLDVIRQYLVAIKGPLTTPVGEGFRSLNVTLRQELDLYVCLRPVRWFKGVPSPVKHPEKIDMVIFRENTEDIYAGIEWEQGTPEAKKVIDFLQKEMGVKKIRFPNTSSIGVKPVSKEGSERLIRAAMRYAVENGRRNVTLVHKGNIQKYTEGMFMKWGYALAKREFSDRLVGWDDCGGKPPAGKMLVKDAITDAFLQQILTRPDEFDVIPCCNLTGDLISDALAAQVGGIGIAPGANINYDTGHALFEATHGTAPKYAGQDKVNPGSVILSGEMMLRYMGWTEAADRVVAGLEKTIGQKVVTYDFARLMDGAKEVKCSEFGTAIVRNMESM from the coding sequence ATGGCGGCAGCGAGAGTCAAGATCCCGGCGGGCGAGAAGATCACCATCGGCCACGGCAAGCTGCAGGTTCCCGACCATCCGATCGTCGCCTTCATCGAGGGCGACGGCACCGGCCCGGACATCTGGGCCGCGTCGGTGCGCGTGCTGGACGCCGCGGTGGCCCAGGCCTACAAGGGCAAGCGCAAGATCGCGTGGGCCGAAGTCTACGCGGGCGAGAAGGCGGCGACGGTGTACGGAACGGACTGCCCGCCGAACCTGCTACCCCCCGAGACCCTCGACGTGATCCGTCAGTACCTGGTGGCGATCAAGGGCCCGCTCACCACTCCGGTGGGTGAGGGCTTCCGCTCGCTCAACGTGACCCTGCGCCAGGAGCTGGACCTCTACGTGTGCCTGCGGCCGGTGCGCTGGTTCAAGGGCGTGCCCTCCCCGGTGAAGCACCCCGAGAAGATCGACATGGTGATCTTCCGGGAGAACACCGAGGACATCTATGCGGGCATCGAGTGGGAGCAGGGAACGCCGGAGGCGAAGAAGGTGATCGACTTCCTCCAGAAGGAGATGGGGGTCAAGAAGATCCGCTTCCCCAACACCTCCTCGATCGGCGTCAAGCCGGTCTCCAAGGAGGGATCCGAGCGGCTGATCCGGGCCGCGATGCGCTACGCGGTGGAGAACGGGCGCCGCAACGTGACCCTCGTGCACAAGGGCAACATCCAGAAGTACACCGAGGGGATGTTCATGAAGTGGGGCTACGCGCTGGCCAAGCGTGAGTTCTCCGACCGGCTGGTGGGCTGGGACGACTGCGGCGGCAAGCCGCCGGCGGGGAAGATGCTGGTCAAGGACGCCATCACCGACGCGTTCCTGCAGCAGATCCTCACCCGGCCCGACGAGTTCGACGTGATCCCGTGCTGCAACCTGACCGGGGACCTGATCTCGGACGCCCTCGCCGCGCAGGTGGGCGGCATCGGCATCGCTCCCGGCGCCAACATCAACTACGACACGGGTCACGCGCTGTTCGAGGCCACCCACGGGACCGCGCCAAAGTACGCGGGCCAGGACAAGGTCAATCCGGGCTCGGTCATCCTCTCCGGCGAGATGATGCTGCGCTACATGGGCTGGACCGAAGCGGCGGACCGGGTGGTCGCCGGCCTGGAGAAGACCATCGGCCAGAAGGTCGTGACCTACGACTTCGCCCGCCTGATGGACGGCGCCAAGGAAGTGAAGTGCTCGGAGTTCGGCACCGCGATCGTCCGGAACATGGAGTCGATGTGA
- the mdh gene encoding malate dehydrogenase, with the protein MAARPKISVIGAGNVGASVAQYAVERELGDVVLVDVVEGIPQGKALDLAQAGPVHGYDSSLVGSNGYDETADSDIVVITAGLARKPGMTRDDLLFKNAEIVGSVVEQVVKRSKQAILILVTNPLDAMVQLAWKKSGFPAERVIGMAGVLDSARFRTFIARELDVSVENVTAFVLGGHGDSMVPLPRYSTVAGIPITDLLPADRIQALVTRTANGGAEIVAFLKSGSAYYAPAASAVEMVEAILKDKKKILPCAAYLDGQYGTRGLYVGVPVKLGRKGVEQIIEIKLQKDEQAAFDKSAAAVRELVEKLKL; encoded by the coding sequence ATGGCAGCGCGGCCCAAGATCTCGGTCATCGGCGCCGGCAACGTCGGCGCCTCCGTGGCCCAGTACGCGGTGGAGCGCGAGCTGGGCGACGTGGTGCTGGTCGACGTGGTCGAGGGCATCCCGCAGGGGAAGGCGCTGGACCTGGCCCAGGCCGGGCCGGTGCACGGCTACGACTCGAGCCTGGTCGGTAGCAACGGTTACGACGAGACCGCGGACTCCGATATCGTGGTGATCACCGCCGGCCTGGCCCGCAAGCCGGGCATGACCCGCGACGACCTCCTGTTCAAGAATGCGGAGATCGTGGGCTCGGTGGTGGAGCAGGTGGTGAAGCGCTCGAAGCAGGCGATCCTGATCCTGGTCACCAACCCGCTCGACGCGATGGTGCAGCTGGCCTGGAAGAAATCGGGCTTTCCGGCCGAGCGGGTCATCGGCATGGCGGGTGTGCTCGACTCCGCGCGCTTCCGCACCTTCATCGCGCGCGAGCTGGACGTGTCGGTGGAGAACGTGACCGCCTTCGTGCTGGGCGGCCACGGCGACTCCATGGTGCCGCTGCCGCGCTACTCCACGGTGGCGGGCATCCCGATCACTGATCTCTTGCCCGCCGACCGGATCCAGGCCCTGGTGACCCGGACCGCCAACGGCGGGGCGGAGATCGTGGCGTTCCTCAAGTCGGGCAGCGCCTACTACGCGCCCGCGGCCTCCGCGGTGGAGATGGTGGAGGCCATCCTCAAGGACAAGAAGAAGATCCTGCCCTGCGCGGCCTATCTCGACGGGCAGTACGGCACCAGGGGTCTCTACGTGGGGGTCCCGGTGAAGCTGGGCCGCAAGGGGGTCGAGCAGATCATCGAGATCAAGCTGCAGAAGGACGAGCAGGCCGCCTTCGACAAGTCGGCCGCGGCGGTGCGCGAGCTGGTCGAGAAGCTGAAGCTCTAG
- the sucC gene encoding ADP-forming succinate--CoA ligase subunit beta: MKIHEYQGKAILKAYGVAVPAGDVADTPAQARAIAQRLNGRVVVKAQVHAGGRGKAGGVKLADDPAGAEAAAGQILGMMLKTPQTPPEGIKVLKVLVEEASPIASELYLSMTLDRGKGTHVVMASRAGGMDIEEVAATHPEKILREWTDPALGLQAFQARSLAFGLGLSGDPHKQGVALIANLFRAYLDKDCSLAEINPLVVTRDGRVMALDAKLNFDDNALYRHKDVVAMRDVNEETPLDVEASKYSLNYIKLDGNVGCMVNGAGLAMATMDIIKLAGGEPANFLDVGGGASPEQIENAFRILSSDPSVKAVFINVFGGILRVDRLAEGIIAAVKTLGLKLPVVLRAEGTNVEQGKKMLAESGLALVMANDMGEGAKKVVELARSSRP, encoded by the coding sequence ATGAAGATCCACGAGTACCAGGGCAAGGCCATCCTCAAGGCCTACGGCGTCGCCGTGCCCGCCGGCGACGTGGCGGACACCCCCGCGCAGGCGCGCGCCATCGCGCAGCGGCTCAATGGCCGAGTCGTCGTCAAGGCGCAGGTGCACGCGGGCGGCCGCGGCAAGGCGGGCGGCGTGAAGCTGGCCGACGATCCGGCGGGCGCCGAGGCGGCGGCCGGGCAGATCCTCGGCATGATGCTGAAGACGCCGCAGACCCCGCCCGAGGGCATCAAGGTGCTGAAAGTCCTCGTCGAGGAGGCCTCCCCGATCGCCAGCGAGCTCTATCTCTCGATGACGCTCGACCGAGGCAAGGGCACCCACGTGGTGATGGCCTCGCGGGCCGGCGGCATGGACATCGAGGAGGTCGCGGCCACCCATCCGGAGAAGATCCTCCGCGAGTGGACCGACCCGGCGCTGGGCCTGCAGGCCTTCCAGGCGCGCAGCCTCGCCTTCGGGCTCGGCCTCTCCGGCGACCCCCACAAGCAGGGCGTGGCCTTGATCGCCAACCTCTTCCGCGCCTACCTCGACAAGGATTGCTCGCTGGCGGAGATCAATCCCCTCGTGGTCACCCGCGACGGCCGGGTGATGGCGCTCGACGCCAAGCTCAACTTCGACGACAACGCGCTCTACCGCCACAAGGACGTGGTGGCCATGCGCGACGTCAACGAGGAGACGCCGCTGGACGTCGAGGCCTCGAAGTACAGCCTCAACTACATCAAGCTGGACGGCAACGTCGGCTGCATGGTGAACGGGGCGGGGCTGGCCATGGCCACGATGGACATCATCAAGCTGGCCGGCGGTGAGCCCGCGAACTTCCTCGACGTGGGCGGCGGCGCCTCCCCCGAGCAGATCGAGAACGCCTTCCGTATCCTGTCGTCGGACCCGAGCGTGAAGGCGGTCTTCATCAACGTCTTCGGAGGCATTCTTCGAGTGGACCGGCTCGCCGAGGGGATCATCGCCGCGGTGAAGACGCTCGGCCTCAAGCTGCCGGTGGTCCTGCGCGCCGAGGGCACCAACGTCGAGCAGGGCAAGAAGATGCTCGCCGAGTCCGGCCTCGCGCTGGTCATGGCCAACGACATGGGCGAGGGCGCGAAGAAAGTCGTCGAGCTGGCCCGGAGCTCGCGCCCGTGA